The Metabacillus litoralis genome contains a region encoding:
- a CDS encoding 3-hydroxyacyl-CoA dehydrogenase family protein encodes MKNQVQSICVVGAGQMGHQIAMLSALAGFETIIQDVNENALQKAESTLHTIMDKWVTKGKISSETKMESFQRLTFSTNLLHSVQDADFIIEAIVEKLDAKQELFRKLDEFAKPEAILASNSSTIVNSLLAEVTNRPDKVVNMHFFFPPLVMDCVEVVKSEKTSELTAQMTMLVCEKMNRTAVLLQKEISGFIANRILGALQREAVYLYENGYADYKDIDRICKKALSHPIGPFELMDLSGIDVGYFVMQQRFAETGDPADRPAECIEEKVKQGHLGRKTGKGWYEYKKEEVRG; translated from the coding sequence ATGAAAAATCAAGTTCAATCAATTTGTGTTGTTGGAGCAGGGCAAATGGGTCATCAAATTGCCATGTTAAGTGCATTAGCTGGATTTGAAACAATCATTCAAGATGTAAATGAAAATGCCCTTCAAAAGGCAGAATCAACTCTACATACAATAATGGATAAATGGGTAACGAAAGGGAAAATCAGTAGTGAAACCAAGATGGAGTCTTTTCAAAGATTAACATTTTCCACCAATTTACTTCATTCGGTGCAAGATGCAGATTTTATTATAGAAGCAATCGTTGAAAAATTAGATGCAAAGCAGGAATTATTCCGTAAGCTTGATGAATTTGCAAAGCCTGAAGCGATCTTAGCTTCAAACAGTTCAACAATTGTTAACTCTCTCCTAGCCGAAGTAACGAATCGTCCTGATAAGGTTGTGAATATGCATTTCTTTTTTCCACCTCTTGTGATGGATTGTGTAGAGGTTGTGAAAAGTGAAAAAACATCAGAGCTTACAGCTCAAATGACGATGCTTGTATGTGAAAAAATGAATCGAACTGCAGTTCTTTTACAAAAGGAGATCTCAGGATTTATTGCTAATCGAATTTTAGGAGCATTACAGCGTGAAGCTGTTTATCTTTATGAAAATGGATATGCAGATTATAAAGATATTGATCGAATTTGTAAAAAGGCTTTAAGCCATCCAATTGGACCATTTGAATTAATGGATTTATCAGGAATCGATGTTGGCTATTTTGTTATGCAACAAAGATTCGCAGAAACTGGTGATCCGGCGGATAGGCCTGCTGAATGTATTGAGGAAAAAGTAAAGCAAGGTCATTTAGGAAGAAAAACCGGAAAGGGATGGTATGAGTATAAGAAGGAAGAGGTGAGAGGCTGA
- a CDS encoding enoyl-CoA hydratase, whose protein sequence is MTSIIKVEKDHSIAVLTIDNPPLNVMNHQVLQELKSLFIEIENDQDVIAIILTGAGERTFMAGADIKEFPSLIGKKGIKENFMLTHQILDRIDNCSKPTIAVLNGLTLGGGCELALTCDIRIAEEHVSIGLPEIKLGLFPGGGGTQRLPRAVGEARAKEMMFTGTPIDAKKAERIGLVNEVVPKGEGLNKALEMARQISQHSLQALSRIKKAVDEGLSTELSKGINREAELFEEVFQTDDIKEGVGAFIEKRKPVFIHR, encoded by the coding sequence ATGACGTCAATCATAAAAGTAGAAAAAGACCATTCTATTGCAGTTCTTACAATTGATAATCCACCATTAAATGTCATGAACCATCAAGTTCTTCAAGAGCTAAAATCTTTATTTATAGAGATAGAGAATGATCAAGATGTCATAGCAATTATTTTAACTGGGGCAGGAGAGCGGACTTTTATGGCTGGAGCTGATATTAAAGAATTTCCTTCTTTAATTGGTAAAAAGGGTATAAAAGAAAATTTTATGTTAACCCATCAAATTCTTGATAGGATCGACAATTGCTCAAAGCCAACAATTGCAGTATTGAATGGTCTAACACTTGGAGGCGGCTGTGAGCTTGCTTTAACGTGTGACATAAGGATAGCAGAAGAACATGTTTCTATTGGATTGCCTGAAATCAAATTAGGTTTGTTCCCAGGTGGAGGTGGTACTCAAAGGTTACCTCGTGCCGTCGGAGAAGCAAGAGCAAAGGAGATGATGTTTACAGGTACTCCAATTGATGCTAAGAAGGCTGAAAGAATTGGTCTTGTAAATGAGGTTGTTCCTAAAGGGGAGGGGTTGAATAAGGCTCTTGAGATGGCAAGACAAATTAGCCAGCATTCTCTTCAGGCATTGTCTAGGATAAAAAAAGCAGTAGATGAAGGCCTTAGTACTGAACTTTCTAAAGGAATAAATCGTGAAGCGGAACTGTTTGAAGAGGTATTTCAAACAGATGACATAAAAGAAGGGGTAGGAGCTTTTATTGAAAAACGCAAACCGGTGTTTATTCATAGATAA
- a CDS encoding TetR/AcrR family transcriptional regulator, with translation MKEKIREQSIQLFATKGFKETSIQDIVDALNVTKGTFYYYFTSKEQLLMDIHLQYIDDLLEKQESIIKNESMNCKDKLYNIVYMLIHDIEKEGLSAKVFFREMRNLNEDHLTLIVPKRDQFRINIQKLLDEGIEQNEIRSDLPTDIVTLSILGMTNWSYFWFDPQGRASDKDVSEVFIKVLLEGLAV, from the coding sequence ATGAAAGAGAAAATAAGAGAGCAAAGTATTCAACTATTTGCAACAAAAGGCTTTAAAGAAACATCCATCCAAGATATTGTAGATGCTCTCAATGTCACTAAAGGAACATTTTATTATTATTTCACTTCTAAGGAACAGCTGTTAATGGATATACATCTGCAGTATATTGATGATTTGTTAGAAAAACAGGAAAGCATTATAAAAAACGAATCCATGAATTGTAAGGATAAGTTGTATAACATCGTTTATATGCTCATTCATGATATTGAAAAAGAAGGATTAAGTGCAAAGGTGTTCTTTCGTGAAATGCGTAACCTTAATGAAGATCATCTTACATTAATAGTCCCGAAACGAGATCAATTTAGAATCAATATCCAAAAATTATTAGATGAAGGTATTGAACAAAACGAAATTCGCTCTGATTTACCGACAGATATTGTAACACTCAGTATATTAGGAATGACTAACTGGAGCTATTTTTGGTTTGATCCTCAAGGAAGGGCATCAGACAAGGACGTTTCAGAGGTGTTTATTAAAGTGTTATTAGAAGGATTGGCTGTGTAA